A section of the Humulus lupulus chromosome 2, drHumLupu1.1, whole genome shotgun sequence genome encodes:
- the LOC133819335 gene encoding basic helix-loop-helix protein A-like: MENEGKRKIKEEEPNKEEEEEEISKLVLGIMEGYSDSVIPPLSQFKPSSVLESAIVVAQEDSSSRKRARTKSIPERDRRVKLNESYEFLESLVPGLLPKASKEKVLHAATEYIKYLEEKKKMLEKLKESSSCSSSEPMAEKGKQILPCTSSSRNLSVSVTFSGNIAFFGIQSLKRQGLVTQIFMVFHKHLVEVLTANVVVNHTHLTLTVTAFVNGNESNTVEEIKRDILIL, from the exons ATGGAAAATGAAGGAAAACGAAAGATCAAAGAAGAAGAGCCGAATaaggaggaggaagaagaagaaataagTAAACTGGTTTTGGGCATAATGGAAGGTTATAGTGACTCTGTCATTCCACCATTGTCACAGTTTAAGCCTTCATCAGTACTTGAATCTGCCATTGTTGTTGCTCAGGAGGATTCTAGCTCGAGAAAGCGAGCTAGAACTAAATCAATTCCTGAAAGAGACAGAAGAGTGAAGTTGAATGAGAGTTATGAATTTCTTGAATCCTTGGTCCCGGGTCTTCTTCCCAAG GCTTCAAAGGAGAAGGTTCTTCATGCAGCAACTGAGTACATAAAGTACcttgaagagaaaaagaaaatgtTGGAGAAGCTCAAGGAATCCTCCTCCTGCTCCTCGTCAGAACCAATGGCAGAAAAAGGGAAGCAGATTTTGCCATGTACAAGTAGTAGCAGAAATTTATCTGTCAGTGTTACATTTTCTGGTAACATTGCCTTCTTTGGAATACAGAGCCTAAAACGACAGGGTTTAGTGACTCAGATTTTCATGGTGTTCCATAAGCACTTGGTTGAAGTTTTGACTGCAAATGTTGTAGTCAACCATACCCATTTGACTCTTACTGTCACTGCTTTTGTGAATGGTAATGAAAGCAATACTGTAGAGGAGATTAAGAGAGACATTTTGATCTTGTAG
- the LOC133819334 gene encoding uncharacterized protein LOC133819334 yields the protein MKSVLIARRFSRFFKSPIFLNSDRFLPPNVQISESLCTSLQWRKNSTFCAQIPLFSGTHSEVEQRALSKRTLPRANFSSIASIVESSPTEAVKELYDQIIQSVVVKRTMSPNAWLWSLLENCKNHDDIKLLFDALENLRRFRQSNLRIPDNFNDNLCREVTKTCARVGALDFGKKALWKHNVHGLTPSIGSAHQLLLHAKEHNDDKLMVEIMKLLKKNDLPLQPGTADIVFSICYNTDNWSLMTKYSKKFVKAGVKLRQTSFDVLMEFASKIGDVESLWIIEKLRSESMKQHTLSTGFSWAKGLLLERKPEAAATIIQVLNQDLSEAKKSSIMVELQKLVSEWPVEVIKRQREENKKELAKSLQTDIPAMFNVLVNMGLKASVNMEDLTGKGGIPS from the exons ATGAAATCTGTACTGATTGCTCGCAGATTCTCTAGGTTCTTCAAGTCTCCGATTTTTCTCAACTCTGACCGGTTTCTCCCTCCTAATGTTCAAATCTCCGAATCTTTGTGTACTTCTCTTCAATGGCGGAAGAACAGCACTTTCTGTGCTCAGATACCGTTATTTTCTG GCACTCATTCAGAGGTAGAACAACGTGCATTGTCAAAGAGGACGCTGCCACGAGCAAATTTTTCATCAATTGCAAGTATTGTTGAAAGCAGTCCCACAG AGGCTGTGAAGGAGCTCTATGATCAAATTATCCAATCCGTCGTTGTTAAACGAACGATGTCTCCAAATGCTTGGTTATGGTCTTTGTTAGAAAATTGTAAAAACCATGATGATATCAAGCTTCTGTTTGATGCTTTGGAAAACCTCCGGCGATTT AGACAGTCAAATCTTAGAATTCCTGATAATTTTAATGATAACCTCTGCCGAGAAGTTACCAAGACATGTGCACGTGTGGGGGCCCTTGACTTTG GCAAGAAAGCCTTGTGGAAGCATAATGTACATGGATTAACTCCTAGTATTGGATCAGCCCACCAGTTACTG CTACATGCCAAGGAGCACAACGATGATAAACTTATGGTCGAAATAATGAAACTTCTAAAGAAGAATGACTTACCATTACAACCTGGTACAGCAGATATTGTTTTTAG CATTTGTTACAACACTGATAATTGGTCATTGATGACTAAGtattcaaaaaagtttgtcaAGGCTGGAGTCAAGCTACGGCAAACCTCTTTTGATGTGTTGATGGAATTTGCTTCTAAAATAG GAGATGTTGAATCACTATGGATAATTGAGAAATTGAGATCTGAGTCTATGAAGCAGCACACTCTTTCAACCGGCTTTTCATGGGCTAAG GGGCTTCTTTTAGAACGCAAGCCAGAGGCTGCTGCTACCATCATTCAAGTCCTAAACCAG GATCTATCTGAGGCAAAAAAGTCAAGTATCATGGTTGAACTACAAAAGCTGGTAAGTGAGTGGCCCGTGGAGGTTATCAAGCGCCAAAGGGAAGAGAACAAGAAG GAATTAGCTAAGTCTTTGCAAACTGATATTCCTGCCATGTTCAATGTGCTCGTAAACATGGGATTAAAAGCAAGTGTAAACATGGAAGACCTCACTGGCAAAGGAGGTATTCCTAGTTAG